From Marivirga harenae, one genomic window encodes:
- a CDS encoding class I SAM-dependent methyltransferase produces MADFDRIATSYNHLKRIVFYGQVELASRHFVENIPPSSEVLIIGGGTGQLLAHFKSTHQINYLELSRSMINKAKKVTTDASIEFIHTDVLEWESDKRFDVIVTPFILDCFNEDSLNLLIQKLKSNLSQGGIWIHTDFCPKNAFQKLLVKAMYLFFRITAKLKVKELADFDSLFIKHGFICKRKVLFYHSMVESKIYQQIDG; encoded by the coding sequence ATGGCTGATTTTGATCGTATTGCCACTAGCTACAACCATTTAAAGAGAATTGTTTTTTATGGTCAAGTTGAACTTGCAAGCAGGCATTTTGTAGAAAATATCCCTCCATCTTCCGAAGTCCTTATTATTGGTGGTGGAACAGGGCAACTTTTAGCTCACTTCAAGTCAACTCACCAAATAAATTATCTTGAACTTTCTCGTTCAATGATAAACAAAGCAAAAAAAGTCACGACAGACGCTTCTATTGAATTTATTCATACAGATGTTTTAGAATGGGAATCTGATAAAAGATTTGATGTTATTGTTACCCCCTTTATTTTAGATTGCTTTAATGAAGACAGTTTGAACTTACTAATTCAAAAACTGAAAAGTAATTTGAGTCAAGGGGGCATTTGGATTCACACAGATTTTTGTCCCAAAAATGCATTTCAAAAATTGTTGGTTAAAGCGATGTATTTATTTTTCAGAATTACGGCTAAATTAAAAGTAAAAGAGCTAGCTGATTTTGACAGTCTTTTTATAAAGCATGGATTTATTTGCAAAAGAAAAGTGCTTTTTTATCATTCTATGGTAGAAAGCAAAATTTATCAACAGATTGATGGGTGA
- the carB gene encoding carbamoyl-phosphate synthase large subunit, which yields MPKDKSIKSVLIIGSGPIIIGQACEFDYSGSQAARSLREEGIEVTLINSNPATIMTDEVTADNIYLKPLTKKSIIEILEKHDIDAVLPTMGGQTALNLAIECDKAGVWDKYKVKMLGVDVDAIDTTENRELFRLKMMELGVGVCEGQTATSFLQGKEIAQKIGFPLVIRSSFTLGGLGGSIVKDPAEFDNALKDGLHSSPIHEVLIEQSILGWKEYELEILRDNIGNVIVICSVENFDPMGVHTGDSITVAPAQTLPDTVYQEMRNLAIKMIKGIGNFAGGCNVQFAVNPENDDIIGIEINPRVSRSSALASKATGYPIAKIAAKLAIGYDLHELKNQITKTTSAYFEPSLDYVIVKIPRWNFDKFPGSDRRLGFSMKSVGETMGIGRNFQEALQKACQSLEIKRNGLGADGKELRKQDELLYSLENPSWNRLFHIYDAFKLGIPFKTIQKLTKIDKWFLEQIEELLVLEKEVEKYSIDTIPKELMMEVKQKGYADRQIAHLVRCLESEVYKKRHEMGIKRVYKLVDTCAAEFEAQTPYYYSTFQEENESVESGKKKVIILGSGPNRIGQGIEFDYSCVHGVLAAKECGYETIMINCNPETVSTDFDTADKLYFEPVFWEHIYDIILHEKPEGVIVQLGGQTALKLAEKLNRYGIKIIGTSFEALDLAEDRGSFSKLLADNDIPYPKFTVVEDADNALEVSKDIGFPMLVRPSYVLGGQGMKIVINERELEEHVVDVLRDIPGNKVLLDHFLDGAIEAEADAICDGEDVYIIGVMQHVEPAGIHSGDSYAVLPPYNLGDFVLTQIENYTKKIALALETKGLINIQFAIKNDVVYIIEANPRASRTVPFICKAYQEPYVNYATKVMLGEKKVKDFKFNPVKKGYAIKEPVFSFNKFPNVNKELGPEMKSTGESIYFIDDLMDDYFLKIVSERNLYLSR from the coding sequence ATGCCTAAAGACAAAAGTATTAAGTCAGTACTCATCATCGGATCAGGTCCAATCATCATCGGTCAGGCTTGTGAATTTGATTATTCAGGTTCCCAAGCAGCACGTTCCCTTAGGGAAGAAGGGATTGAAGTTACTCTGATCAATTCTAACCCGGCCACTATTATGACCGATGAAGTGACAGCTGATAATATTTACCTTAAACCACTGACAAAAAAGTCTATCATAGAAATTCTAGAAAAGCATGATATTGATGCTGTACTACCTACTATGGGAGGACAAACGGCATTGAATCTTGCAATAGAATGCGATAAAGCTGGAGTCTGGGACAAATATAAAGTGAAGATGTTGGGTGTGGATGTAGATGCAATTGATACCACTGAGAACAGAGAGCTATTTCGACTAAAAATGATGGAATTGGGAGTAGGTGTTTGTGAGGGTCAAACAGCTACATCTTTTTTACAAGGAAAAGAAATTGCACAGAAAATTGGATTTCCATTAGTTATTCGTTCGTCTTTCACGCTTGGAGGACTCGGAGGCTCAATCGTAAAGGATCCTGCGGAATTTGATAATGCATTGAAAGACGGATTACATTCATCCCCAATTCATGAGGTATTGATTGAGCAAAGCATTTTAGGTTGGAAAGAATATGAATTGGAGATCCTCAGAGATAACATTGGCAATGTAATTGTGATCTGTTCCGTAGAAAATTTTGACCCCATGGGGGTTCATACAGGCGATTCAATTACAGTTGCACCTGCACAAACCTTACCTGATACAGTTTATCAGGAAATGAGGAATTTAGCCATTAAAATGATAAAAGGTATCGGGAATTTTGCAGGTGGTTGTAACGTGCAATTTGCTGTAAATCCTGAAAATGATGATATTATAGGTATTGAGATCAACCCAAGAGTTTCGCGTTCTTCGGCATTAGCTTCTAAAGCAACAGGTTATCCTATTGCCAAAATAGCAGCTAAATTAGCAATTGGTTATGATTTACACGAGCTTAAAAATCAGATTACTAAAACTACATCTGCTTATTTTGAGCCTTCACTTGATTACGTGATTGTAAAAATCCCTCGTTGGAATTTTGATAAGTTCCCTGGATCCGACAGAAGACTAGGGTTCTCCATGAAATCTGTAGGTGAAACCATGGGTATCGGCCGCAATTTTCAGGAAGCACTGCAGAAGGCTTGTCAATCTTTAGAGATAAAGAGAAATGGTTTAGGTGCAGATGGAAAAGAACTTAGAAAGCAAGATGAGTTGCTATACAGTTTAGAAAACCCAAGTTGGAACAGACTATTCCATATATATGATGCCTTTAAGCTAGGTATTCCTTTCAAAACGATTCAAAAGCTCACCAAAATTGACAAATGGTTCTTAGAGCAAATTGAAGAACTCCTGGTGTTGGAGAAAGAAGTTGAAAAGTATTCTATTGATACAATTCCTAAAGAATTGATGATGGAAGTGAAGCAGAAAGGATATGCGGACAGACAAATTGCACATTTAGTGAGATGCTTGGAAAGTGAAGTTTATAAAAAGCGTCATGAAATGGGTATCAAAAGAGTTTATAAACTTGTTGATACTTGCGCAGCAGAATTTGAAGCACAAACACCTTATTATTACTCCACCTTCCAGGAGGAAAATGAGTCGGTTGAAAGCGGGAAGAAGAAAGTGATTATTTTAGGCTCGGGACCAAACCGAATTGGCCAAGGGATTGAATTTGATTACTCTTGTGTTCATGGTGTTTTGGCTGCAAAAGAATGCGGTTATGAAACTATCATGATTAATTGCAACCCTGAAACCGTTTCTACGGATTTTGACACTGCAGATAAATTATATTTTGAGCCTGTTTTCTGGGAACATATTTATGACATCATTTTACATGAAAAACCAGAAGGGGTAATCGTTCAATTAGGTGGGCAGACAGCATTGAAGCTAGCTGAAAAATTGAACCGATATGGTATAAAAATTATAGGTACATCTTTTGAAGCACTAGATTTAGCAGAGGACAGAGGATCCTTCTCTAAACTGTTGGCTGATAACGATATTCCTTATCCGAAATTTACAGTAGTGGAAGATGCTGATAATGCTTTGGAAGTTTCCAAAGATATCGGTTTCCCGATGTTGGTGAGACCTTCCTATGTTTTAGGGGGCCAGGGTATGAAAATTGTGATTAATGAACGGGAGTTGGAAGAACATGTGGTAGATGTACTTCGAGATATCCCTGGAAATAAAGTCTTACTGGATCATTTCTTAGATGGCGCCATTGAAGCTGAAGCGGATGCCATTTGCGATGGTGAGGATGTTTACATCATTGGCGTCATGCAACACGTAGAGCCAGCAGGGATTCACTCTGGAGATTCTTACGCGGTATTGCCTCCCTATAATTTAGGGGATTTTGTGTTAACGCAGATCGAAAATTACACCAAGAAAATTGCTTTAGCATTAGAAACAAAAGGTTTAATCAATATTCAGTTTGCTATTAAAAATGATGTCGTTTATATCATTGAAGCAAATCCAAGAGCATCAAGAACGGTTCCGTTTATTTGTAAAGCATATCAAGAGCCTTATGTGAATTATGCCACTAAAGTGATGCTGGGAGAAAAGAAAGTGAAAGACTTTAAATTTAATCCTGTTAAAAAGGGATATGCAATTAAAGAACCTGTTTTTTCATTCAATAAATTCCCGAATGTGAATAAGGAATTAGGACCTGAGATGAAATCAACGGGTGAATCTATTTACTTTATTGATGATTTAATGGATGATTATTTCCTTAAAATCGTATCGGAACGAAACCTTTACTTGAGTAGATAG